TACGTAACCCAGTGTGCACGCTTTTGATCCTTTTCACTGTCGTGAGAGGTAAACAATGATTTATACACAGCTGATGCTTTAGGATCTTTCGCAACGCTGTAATCATCCTTAGACTTCTTGTATACTGGATCTTCTCCGATCTTGTCGCTAATAAGGGCTCGTTTGTTCAAAGTAATTGACTTGCCAACGGGGACAGGTTTGCAGCTTTCTTCACTGATTGTACTTTGATTTGTATGACTCTTATATTCCGATTTGGAATTTGTTCCATTGGATGTTGATGATCCAGCTAAAGTTGAAGTGGAGGCtgatttggcttttttttctaaattaattttcttttccaatttcaaacGCGCATTACGAGCCTGCAGTTTCGAATGCATTTGGTCGACATCTCCTTCAGATCCGTTAAGGATAACTATGTCATCATCGGTGAATGCTATTTGGcactgaaaatggaaaaatgagtGAAACACATATCCAATAGTACACGGTTTCAAAACTTACGAGTGGGCAAGATTTGTCTTTTATAGCTTTAAGAGCCCTTTCCGAAAAAACACATCCACAGGTCCACAGGGCCATAAACCGGAAAAGTCCACTCATTTCCAGCCCACTCAATGCACAGATAAATGGTGAACTTTGGCCATCTCTGGATTCGTCGTACGCAGGGTTTGGAGTAAGGTTCAATTTCTTAATATCCTTCAGTGTTTTGATATGTCTGCACGATTCTGGCATCTTTTCTTTGTCCAATAGTGCTTCAATAACACTTTGTTTCGAATATAATCTTCCTAGAGCGCACATGACGATTGGGATTTGCAAACGCAGCTGCGTTAAAGCACAATACTTCCAGCGATATTGCCTTTCCGAGTCCTTgtctttctgtgtgtttttatcAGAGATCAAGTGTAAGGGATCAGTATGTTGGGAGTTGAATGCAATTAAGTAAGTCTTACCTGTTctggtttcttttttagttTCACCAATTCGTCCCGACGAGGAATAGTTCCGCCATCGCATCCCATTTTGGTGATGAAAAACCCGCCAGGCAACTCAAGGTAATgtcgctttctttttttactaCGGAGACGCGGTTCCGtggttttttaaaaaatgccGTACGAAAGTGGAAGTTTTTACGAATATTCTCGGTAGAACATGTAGAAGTAGCAGTTTTAAGAAGTAAAAGTGTTTTAAAATAGTATCGACACCTCGAGCTGCATTGGCGATAGACGGAAACAACTACCTAACCTAGGCCACACGGTCCGTAACCTCTAGCTAAAtgtaaaaattgtaaaacgAAAGAAGAGCCCCCTTGAACTTTTGGTCCTGTAAAAAAGAGAATCGGTAAAACGGAAGAACAGCCCCCGGGTGATTTATAATAATTCTCTTTTTCACAGGGCCAAAATTTTAAGATGCTTATTCTGGTGAGGCGTTTTCGACGATTTTTTTCTGGTTCGTCGATTATATCCCCGAGCAATCCAATTTTACAATTACCTAGAGATTACGCTTTATCTGGCCACGGCTATAAGCCGTCGTACACGACTTCGTGCGCTCGTCTAGCGAGCGATTAATACAGCGATTTGGAAATCCAGCTCTGTCGCTTCGGTCGCTTTACAAT
The sequence above is a segment of the Anopheles darlingi chromosome 2, idAnoDarlMG_H_01, whole genome shotgun sequence genome. Coding sequences within it:
- the LOC125952026 gene encoding replication termination factor 2 produces the protein MGCDGGTIPRRDELVKLKKKPEQKDKDSERQYRWKYCALTQLRLQIPIVMCALGRLYSKQSVIEALLDKEKMPESCRHIKTLKDIKKLNLTPNPAYDESRDGQSSPFICALSGLEMSGLFRFMALWTCGCVFSERALKAIKDKSCPLCQIAFTDDDIVILNGSEGDVDQMHSKLQARNARLKLEKKINLEKKAKSASTSTLAGSSTSNGTNSKSEYKSHTNQSTISEESCKPVPVGKSITLNKRALISDKIGEDPVYKKSKDDYSVAKDPKASAVYKSLFTSHDSEKDQKRAHWVTYNPFYN